In Drosophila pseudoobscura strain MV-25-SWS-2005 chromosome 4, UCI_Dpse_MV25, whole genome shotgun sequence, the following proteins share a genomic window:
- the LOC117184214 gene encoding uncharacterized protein, whose product MALDLLENRFNNRRLVFQAHINEILALQAVEPGSVVMLRELSDKFNSHMRALKGLGTTEQIAGCIVVQELHRKLDPASQEKWEERPRIRKLNSVVGIYGLVLGAAMQIIGDDGLFYGKLCVEQSARCALCNDGAHEVQHCQKFKALSPTNRHKEAKRLSLCINCLRTGHRLLQCTSSNCRTCGGRHHTLLHFGSPEDTAVQGK is encoded by the exons ATGGCATTAGATTTGTTGGAAAACAGATTCAATAATCGGCGATTGGTctttcaggcacacatcaatgaGATCTTGGCGCTCCAGGCTGTGGAACCTGGATCAGTGGTCATGCTTCGGGAGCTTTCAGACAAGTTCAATTCACATATGCGCGCGCTCAAGGGTTTGGGCACCACTGAGCAGATCGCAGGATGCATCGTCGTGCAGGAACTTCACCGGAAactggatccagcgagccaagAGAAGTGGGAAGAACGACCACGCATTCGCAAACTTAATTCCGTCGTGGGAATCTATGGCCTCGTTCTTGGAGCAGCGATGCAGAtcattggagacgatggacttTTCTATGGCAAGCTATGCGTTGAGCAATCAG CACGCTGCGCGCTGTGCAACGATGGTGCTCACGAGGTCCAGCACTGCCAGAAGTTTAAAGCGCTGTCCCCCACAAATCGCCATAAAGAAGCCAAGCGGCTTTCGTTGTGTATAAATTGTCTCAGAACAGGGCATCGATTACTTCAGTGCACCTCGAGCAACTGTCGTACCTGCGGGGGTAGACACCATACCCTCCTTCATTTTGGTAGCCCTGAAGATACCGCAGTCCAAGGGAAATGa